CCCTTAACCTTGCCAAAAGCCGCGGGGGCAAATTTATTCTTAATAACCGAAAAAAGGCTTTTAAGCTTAGCCCATACAAACTTTGAAATTTTTACAAAAAACCCCGATACTTTTTCCCATATAAACTTTAAAAACGCGCCAATCTCTTCCATATACCTGTATATATAATAGGAAAGCAGCGGGAGGATGTAAAACATGTTGAAGCTTGTGATATATGAGTTTAAACCTCTGAAATACAGATTCCTTAACCACCCTGTCACAAAAAACGCGCCGATAAAAATAAGGGCGCCTTTTGTAAGTTCCCTTTCTTTACCCCACTTCTTTTTCCTGAAATAAGCCAATAACAACAAAAGCAGGCCAAGAAGCACAAATTTTGGCGCTCCGGTTAAGAAATTACGAATTGTACTGATAAAGCTCTGAAATTCCCTGACCACCTGATAATTTAATTTTGGTATTAACAGATACGCAAGAAACGGAAGAATAACAAAAAAAAGAATTAATTTCCCTGTAAACAAAGCGCCTTTCATAAAACCTTTTTTGGGTATTTTAGCCATATTACCCTCCCCTGATTTTTTTTAGATTATAACACAAACCGTTATAAGGCGTAAATAAATATACATATAACCGCAGATATTTGACCGGTAAATACGGTTAAAGGTTTGGAGGTTTTAAGATATTTTAAGGAGAAACTTGATTGTGTTTTCAAGGGCTTCTGTGTCAATTGCTGTATCTTTGCACGGCCCGAAAGGGCGCTTGTTTGGGATGCCTACCACAGTTATAGAACCCGGGGTATCTGACATTCCGGCTATAAGGTCGCGTTCACACGCCACCCCTATTATGGCATCCGGCTTAACTTTTTTTATCATCTGCCTTGCGGAAGAACCGCCTGTCGCGGTAAAAGAAGTAACTTTATATTTCTCCGTCAGCTCCGCGGCTTTAAGGCGCGTCTCTTTATCAAGGCAGCGCGGAAGCAGAACAAGCAGATTCTGGCTTTTAAATTTTTTACGCGTTGCATATACAAGCGCGTTATTTACTTCAACAAGGGAGTGCCCTATTCTGTCTTTTGATATTTTAAAAAAAGCTCCGATTTTGTAAACTACAGGGTAAATCCATTCAATGTGAAGCCCGTTTTTACGGGCAAATGGCAGCACCGCAAAATTGAAACTTACCGAAACTAAAAGTAAAAAAGACCATATATATAGCGCTGCAAGTATTACTATTAATATCTTCATCACAAGAAGGTCAACAATAGGATTCCACTGATTCAGCCTTGGCGCTATCATATAATAGGCAAACATGGCCGCTGACGTTAAAAAAAGAAGCGCCGCAAAGTAAAAGGATAAAAACAGCTCCTTTCCCTCTTTTATCTCTTTTTCATATCCTGATAAATCGCCAACCCACCCAGCCCATTCATCGCCAAGCCTGCGGTCTATTACCTGCGGGTTTTTTGTCGTTTCCTGCAGGCTCTGTTTTTCTTGGTCTGCCATCATTACCTCTGTTTATTGTTTTTTACTTTTATTAATTATACCAGACAGGCAGAAAATATGTTTTGTCTTTTATTTAATACCTATCAGATACATCATTCTGCCGGTTTCTTTGCCGTCACGCCGGTAGCTGTAAAACATCTTACTGTGCGTGAAAGTATCCATTTCATTTATGAATATATTTTCTTCTTTTACCCCGCACGATAACAGCAGGTTTTTGTTTCCCTGCCACATGTTCATTGTTGTTCCTATCTTTTTTTCTTTGAATATTTTGCTGAATAACGGGTCTTTCTGCAGATTTTCATAGACTTCCGGGCCCACTGCAAAAGACTTGGGCGCTATTGCCGGCGACATGGAAACAAGCATGTGCTCCGGCGAGCATTTAAATTCATTTATCATTATCATGGCAGTTTTTAAAATCAGTTTGTTTGCCACCCCGCGCCAGCCTGTGTGTACAGCCGCTATCACTTTTTTATCAGGGCACGCGATGACGCTTGTCACGCAGTCAGCGGCACGCACCGCGATGGCATAACCCTTTTCATCGGTAATCAAAGCGTCACATTCAGTATCCGTTACATAAGTCCTGTTTTCCGGCGTTATGACGCAGACATTATCACCATGCACCTGTACAGGCGCGTAAATTTTATCAATATGAAGCGCGCGTTTAACCTTATCAATATTTTTTACAACTCTTTTATGGCTGTCCAGCGAATTAAAACCCGTATTCAGGCTTGCATACACGCCTTCACTTTCACCGCCGGTTCTTGTGGTAAACGCTTCATAAAACAAACCCGTCTTATTGATTACTTTATTTCTTATAAAAAGCATCTGGTTCTTGGGATATAATTCAAAATTTTTGTTCATAGCACCCTTTCCAGGTAATCAAGCACGCCTGTATAAATTCCTAAAGCCACGGAACTTCTGAATTGTTCGTCCGCAAGCTTTTTTTCCTCTTCTTTATTTGATATAAAAGCGCATTCCACCAGAACGGAAGGCATAGCTGTTTTAGCCAGCACATAAAAAGGCGCGCGTTCCGTGGGCAGCCATTTTAATTTAAGTTTTTTCACCAGGCTGCTTTGAATATAACCCGCCGATTCTATACTTAAATATTCAAAGGCGCCTTTTTTTAGATCGCTTAACAGCATGTCAAAAGAACCGCCCCTGCTGTTTTCAAATTTCGCGGCTTCCGCGGCTTCCCGTGAAGACGCAGTCCTGCTGTATATATAGCTTCTTGTGCCCTGCACTCCGCGGTTGCGCGCCGCGTTACAATGAATACTGATAAAAAGATCGGCTTTATTTTTGTTGGCAAATTCCGCCCTGTCTTTAAGCGGAATGAAAATATCTTTTTCGCGTGTCATCAGAATCTTCAGGTCTTTATTCTTTTTAAGCTGTTCTCTTAGCTTTAACCCGACATCCAAAACGACATCTTTTTCATATAATCCCGCGGGGCCGATGGCACCGGGGTCATTGCCGCCGTGGCCGGGGTCAATTATTATGATGAAAGGCCCTTCTTTCTTTTTCTTACCGGATTTTTTTACAGTCTCTTCCACTATCCTTATTTCATCAGCCGCAGCTGTATTTACGGCAGCAGTAGCCGTAGCCGCGGATACAGGTATTGATACAGCCTTTGAAGAAGTTGGAACAGCTGTGGGTAATAATGCAGTTTCAGCAGGCCTTTGTTTTACTTCACCCAATACCTTAGTTATTTCATCAAAAGTCCTCTGGCTTAAAAAAACATTTGCCCCGTTCACAAAAGGAGGAGTATCAACGCGGATTAACTTATTCCCGGATTTTATGTAAGGGTAATTTAAAACAATTTTTACTTCTTTATTGCCGCCGCCCACGGTTATAAAGCCGCGGTCCCAGTCAGCGGTGTAATCAGTATTTGTCTCTCTTAAAAGGTATTTTAAACTTACAAGTTCTTCCGCAAAACATACCCCTGCCGTTAAAAAGAGCAGTACCGGCAGGAGTATTTTTTTTAACATATTTTACTGAAGCCTTTTTTCATACATGCGTGTTTCCATCATTCTCTGATAGGTGGGCCTGTCCACATCTTCATAAGACCCTTCATACGCTTTTCTTGACCACGCCGCCACATTGCGCGAACTGTTCCTTGATTCATGTTCCTGCCTCATTTCGGGCTGTTCCTGAACTTTAGGCGCCTGTGCACATTCTTTAACCTCTTCCATTTCTTTGATTCCCGTTACAAGCACAATTACCTCTATTTCATCTCCCAGTTCCTCGTCATTTACCATACCATATTTCACAAACGCGTTTTCACCCGTCATTTTGTTAAGGTTGTCTATTTCCTGCAGTTCATTTAAATTAATGCACCCCGCAAAATTAACAAGTATATTCTTGGCTCCGTTTAACAGCGCGTTGCCCGTGAACGGGTCGTTCATTGCTTTTTCAAACGCTTTTTTAATTTTATCCGTGCCGCCCGCCCTGCCGATACCAAGAAAAACATCTCCGTCTGATTTTAAAGCTGTCTTTACATCTTCAAAATCAATATTTTGATATCCGGTTTTGGATATCATGTAAACCATCCCGTTTATAATATTTACAAGGGCGCGGTTAACTTCCATGTACGCTGTGGTGACCGGCATCTGTTTGTCGCACGCCTGAAATATCCTGTCATTTGGAATAGCAATTATATTATTTACTTTTTCTTTAAGCCTTTTCATTGACGTTTCAACTATATGCTGCTTGCCGGCGTTTTTCATTTCCATCTTAAACGGAGTAATTACAACAGCCACGGTCATTATGTCCAGTTCACGCGCTATTTCCGCAATTACCGGCGCTGCTCCGCTTCCGGTGCCGCCGCCCAGCCCCGCTGCTATAAAAAGCAGGTCTGTTCCGCGCAGCATATTTGCAATGTATTCCCTGTCTTCTTCCGCGGCGCGTTCTCCCTGTTCAGGATTGCTTCCGGCGCCCCTGCCTCCCGTTAACATCCTTCCAATCTGAACTTTGTCCGCCACATTGACACGCCTTAACGACTGAATGTCGGTGTTGACAGCGATTAAGTCCGCGTCACGCACGCCCATTTCCGAC
The DNA window shown above is from Candidatus Goldiibacteriota bacterium HGW-Goldbacteria-1 and carries:
- a CDS encoding peptidoglycan editing factor PgeF, whose product is MNKNFELYPKNQMLFIRNKVINKTGLFYEAFTTRTGGESEGVYASLNTGFNSLDSHKRVVKNIDKVKRALHIDKIYAPVQVHGDNVCVITPENRTYVTDTECDALITDEKGYAIAVRAADCVTSVIACPDKKVIAAVHTGWRGVANKLILKTAMIMINEFKCSPEHMLVSMSPAIAPKSFAVGPEVYENLQKDPLFSKIFKEKKIGTTMNMWQGNKNLLLSCGVKEENIFINEMDTFTHSKMFYSYRRDGKETGRMMYLIGIK
- the ftsZ gene encoding cell division protein FtsZ translates to MDALKFELVGDEETAGERVGAIIKVVGVGGCGCNIVNAMSEMGVRDADLIAVNTDIQSLRRVNVADKVQIGRMLTGGRGAGSNPEQGERAAEEDREYIANMLRGTDLLFIAAGLGGGTGSGAAPVIAEIARELDIMTVAVVITPFKMEMKNAGKQHIVETSMKRLKEKVNNIIAIPNDRIFQACDKQMPVTTAYMEVNRALVNIINGMVYMISKTGYQNIDFEDVKTALKSDGDVFLGIGRAGGTDKIKKAFEKAMNDPFTGNALLNGAKNILVNFAGCINLNELQEIDNLNKMTGENAFVKYGMVNDEELGDEIEVIVLVTGIKEMEEVKECAQAPKVQEQPEMRQEHESRNSSRNVAAWSRKAYEGSYEDVDRPTYQRMMETRMYEKRLQ